From Synechococcus sp. UW69, the proteins below share one genomic window:
- a CDS encoding DUF2834 domain-containing protein, whose product MRKALPWIYLLLALAGAILPWKANLEFIAEGGGQAFDLARFIADANSTAASRSLSADLLVGASAVTLWICVEGPRQKIKGWWLAIPLSFGVAFACAAPFFLFLRERQLQAQESESTS is encoded by the coding sequence ATGCGTAAGGCACTGCCCTGGATCTATCTCCTCCTTGCACTTGCGGGGGCGATCCTGCCGTGGAAAGCCAATCTGGAGTTCATTGCTGAAGGTGGCGGTCAGGCCTTCGATTTGGCTCGGTTCATCGCCGATGCGAACAGCACAGCGGCCTCACGCTCCTTGAGCGCTGACCTGCTGGTGGGGGCCAGTGCGGTCACCCTGTGGATCTGTGTGGAGGGTCCACGCCAGAAGATCAAAGGCTGGTGGCTTGCCATTCCTCTGAGCTTTGGCGTTGCCTTTGCCTGTGCTGCACCATTCTTTCTGTTCCTTCGGGAACGACAGCTGCAGGCTCAGGAATCGGAATCCACGTCCTGA